One genomic window of Elaeis guineensis isolate ETL-2024a chromosome 2, EG11, whole genome shotgun sequence includes the following:
- the LOC105032252 gene encoding external alternative NAD(P)H-ubiquinone oxidoreductase B3, mitochondrial codes for MSLSVSFFDRASQAFHRSPKFSKLLVIFAVGAGGIVAYADAKSGHVVESSEVSGKKKLVVLGTGWAGMSFLKNLDTSLYDVQVVSPRNYFAFTPLLPSVTCGTVESRSIIEPIRNIVKKKGGVKFWEAECFNIDPVNKKVHCRSNSGMNMGGNGEFAVDYDYLVLAIGARPNTFNTPGVVEHCHFLKEVEDAEKIRRSVMNCFEKASLPNLSEEEKRKNLHFIIVGGGPTGVEFAAALHDFVSEDLSKLYPTCKDLVKISVIEAGEHILSMFDKRITKFAEEKFQRDGIEVKTNFKVVKVSDEAITMTNAATGEINVPYGMAVWSTGIGTRPLMMDFMKQVGQGNRRVLATDEWLRVHNCDGVYALGDCATVSQRKVMEDVSEIFRIVDKDHSGKLTSKEIKDVLDDICERYPQVELYMKSKQMKNSVDLLRDLESNSLKESKELDLEDFKKALAYVDSQVKMLPATAQVAAQQGYYLAQCFNKMNISEEHPEGPLRIRGTGRHRFQPFRYKHLGQFAPLGGGQTAAQLPGDWISIGHGAQGLWYSVYASKQVSWRTRVMVIGDWTRRFIFGRDSSCL; via the exons ATGAGCCTCTCGGTGTCTTTCTTCGATCGGGCATCGCAGGCGTTCCATCGGAGTCCCAAATTCTCGAAGCTGCTCGTTATCTTCGCCGTCGG TGCTGGAGGTATTGTGGCATATGCTGATGCAAAATCAGGCCATGTTGTTGAATCATCTGAAGTATCTGGCAAGAAAAAGTTGGTAGTCCTTGGAACTGGCTGGGCTGGCATGAGTTTCTTGAAAAATCTCGATACCTCCTTGTATGATGTGCAGGTGGTATCACCTCGTAATTATTTTGCCTTTACGCCTTTGCTGCCAAGCGTCACATGTGGGACAGTGGAATCACGTAGTATCATTGAGCCAATCCGCAATATTGTCAAAAAG AAGGGTGGAGTTAAATTTTGGGAAGCTGAATGTTTTAACATTGATCCAGTAAACAAGAAAGTTCACTGTCGATCTAATAGTGGAATGAACATGGGTGGAAATGGTGAATTTGCGGTCGATTATGACTACTTGGTCCTTGCAATTGGAGCTAGGCCGAATACATTCAACACCCCTGGTGTGGTGGAGCATTGTCATTTTCTGAAG GAAGTAGAGGATGCCGAGAAAATTCGGCGGAGTGTGATGAATTGTTTTGAAAAGGCCAGTCTTCCGAACCTTAgtgaagaagagaaaaggaaaaatcTTCACTTCATCATTGTTGGTGGTGGTCCAACTGGCGTGGAATTTGCTGCTGCGCTGCATGACTTTGTCTCTGAAGATTTGTCGAAGTTGTATCCTACCTGTAAAGATTTGGTGAAGATATCAGTAATTGAGGCTGGCGAGCATATTTTAAGCAT GTTTGACAAAAGAATCACTAAATTTGCTGAAGAGAAGTTCCAGCGAGATGGTATTGAAGTGAAAACAAATTTTAAGGTTGTTAAGGTGTCTGATGAAGCCATCACTATGACAAATGCAGCTACTGGAGAAATAAACGTACCCTATGGGATGGCTGTTTGGTCTACTGGTATTGGGACCCGTCCTCTCATGATGGACTTCATGAAACAAGTCGGTCAG gGCAATAGGCGTGTATTGGCAACTGACGAATGGCTCAGAGTTCATAACTGTGATGGGGTTTATGCACTTGGTGACTGTGCCACTGTAAGCCAGAGAAAAGTCATG GAAGATGTCTCTGAAATATTTAGGATTGTGGACAAAGACCATTCGGGAAAATTAACTTCGAAAGAAATCAAAGATGTTCTAGATGACATCTGTGAAAGGTATCCTCAGGTGGAACTTTATATGAAGAGCAAACAAATGAAGAACTCTGTAGATCTCCTGAGGGATTTGGAAAGCAATTCCCTCAAAGAATCTAAAGAACTGGACCTAGAAGACTTTAAGAAAGCTCTTGCTTATGTGGATTCACAGGTCAAAATGCTCCCTGCAACAGCTCag GTTGCTGCACAACAAGGTTATTATCTTGCTCAATGCTTTAACAAGATGAACATAAGTGAAGAACACCCTGAAGGTCCTCTTCGTATCAGAGGAACGGGTCGCCATCGGTTTCAACCCTTTCG GTACAAACATCTTGGTCAGTTTGCCCCATTGGGTGGAGGGCAAACGGCTGCACAGCTGCCTGGAGACTGGATTTCTATAGGCCACGGCGCCCAGGGGCTTTGGTATTCTGTATATGCAAG TAAGCAAGTCAGCTGGCGCACAAGGGTTATGGTGATTGGCGACTGGACGAGAAGATTCATCTTTGGGCGGGACTCCAGTTGCCTTTAA